The following proteins are encoded in a genomic region of Streptococcus constellatus subsp. constellatus:
- a CDS encoding DUF2207 domain-containing protein, whose amino-acid sequence MKKFFWSIVIFFSCLFISQRVLAVSYDIESYKGNLQIHSDNTATFVETVNYHFLSGYRGQIITLGTSGKVPLGFDVEGKPTILALRNGQPKTDITAVQEYIAGGYKYKIYNAGNKGDRVTITVTWKLKNMLFVYNDIVELHWIPISDWDKKLNNVEFRITPPATSQQTELYAHTGYFMKPAQVTREGDSYLIRVASIAKNRNLEFHAYWDRLLVTVPENSLAVTKRNRLQEFRQVEKEVATSTKKYQRLVDWDLPLALVLVGLISLAFYIIFHLRTKSRVTFPKHARLYEIPQDLPPMVIASNVYSVDLTELDPTERQATSLKFENLVQATLLDLIDRGNLVFTDDTKQQKLQRVTDKGLADFEKEFLKMAMGNNKQLLVKNLFSDFKIDDKIYNSGEKAVRSAGNRVRKLLKCYLKLITENIHEIIEREQLPNNYRPVAKKELLCLYLSMILMNLIVFASLGILAWIFLEYGLVFYQFVVSFFIAGGMLYYLLRKCKMVKRDGVLNEEGAENYYYWKSFANMLHEIAHLKDTEVEGVILWNRLLVYAAMFNCADKVTKTMKLRKITIDNPSMNAFVYQDMVYDFHASSHAFVGYGAAANSASSFSVSSGGSSGGGFSGGGGGGGGGAF is encoded by the coding sequence ATGAAAAAGTTCTTTTGGAGTATAGTGATTTTTTTCTCGTGTTTGTTCATTAGCCAGCGAGTTTTGGCAGTGAGTTACGATATTGAATCCTATAAAGGCAATTTACAGATTCATTCTGATAATACAGCGACATTTGTTGAAACAGTCAATTACCATTTCTTAAGCGGCTACAGGGGACAAATCATTACTTTGGGGACATCTGGTAAAGTTCCTCTGGGCTTTGATGTGGAAGGAAAGCCGACGATTCTAGCTTTAAGAAATGGACAACCAAAAACGGATATTACTGCTGTTCAGGAATACATTGCGGGTGGTTATAAATATAAAATTTATAATGCCGGTAATAAAGGAGACCGTGTAACCATTACGGTTACTTGGAAGTTGAAGAATATGTTGTTTGTCTACAATGATATTGTAGAATTACACTGGATTCCAATCAGTGATTGGGATAAAAAATTAAATAATGTAGAATTTCGGATTACTCCTCCAGCTACTTCACAACAGACTGAATTGTATGCTCACACGGGTTATTTTATGAAGCCAGCTCAAGTGACACGAGAGGGAGATAGCTATCTGATCCGTGTCGCTAGTATTGCTAAAAATAGAAATTTAGAATTTCATGCATATTGGGATCGATTGCTAGTAACTGTTCCTGAAAATAGTTTAGCTGTTACAAAACGCAATCGGTTGCAAGAGTTTCGTCAAGTTGAAAAGGAAGTTGCCACCAGTACAAAAAAATACCAGAGATTAGTAGACTGGGACTTACCACTTGCTTTGGTATTGGTTGGCCTAATTAGTTTGGCTTTTTACATTATTTTTCATCTTAGAACAAAATCCCGTGTAACGTTTCCTAAGCATGCTCGTTTGTATGAAATACCGCAAGATTTACCACCAATGGTCATTGCTTCAAATGTTTATTCAGTAGATTTGACAGAATTGGATCCGACTGAGCGACAAGCTACATCTCTGAAATTTGAAAATCTTGTCCAAGCTACTTTATTAGATTTGATTGATCGAGGCAATCTTGTTTTTACAGATGATACGAAACAGCAAAAATTACAAAGAGTGACAGATAAGGGTTTAGCTGATTTTGAAAAAGAATTTTTAAAAATGGCTATGGGAAACAACAAGCAGTTGCTTGTGAAAAATTTGTTTTCAGATTTTAAAATTGACGATAAGATATATAATAGTGGCGAGAAAGCTGTTCGTAGCGCAGGCAACAGAGTGAGAAAACTATTAAAATGCTATTTAAAACTTATTACAGAAAATATACATGAAATTATTGAGCGTGAGCAATTGCCAAATAATTATCGCCCTGTTGCTAAAAAGGAGCTCTTGTGTTTATATCTTTCAATGATCCTTATGAATCTTATTGTGTTTGCTTCTCTTGGCATCTTAGCTTGGATTTTCTTGGAGTATGGACTCGTATTTTATCAATTTGTAGTTAGCTTCTTCATTGCTGGCGGAATGCTGTATTACCTTTTGAGAAAATGCAAAATGGTGAAGCGTGATGGCGTCTTAAATGAAGAAGGGGCAGAAAACTATTATTACTGGAAGAGTTTTGCTAATATGCTGCATGAGATTGCTCATTTAAAGGATACAGAAGTGGAAGGAGTGATTTTGTGGAACAGATTATTGGTTTATGCTGCTATGTTTAATTGTGCAGATAAGGTGACCAAGACGATGAAACTACGAAAAATCACAATTGATAATCCATCGATGAATGCTTTTGTTTATCAGGATATGGTGTATGATTTTCATGCGAGCTCACATGCTTTTGTTGGCTATGGGGCAGCAGCTAATTCGGCTAGCAGTTTCTCTGTTTCATCAGGTGGAAGTAGCGGTGGCGGCTTCTCTGGTGGTGGCGGAGGCGGAGGAGGCGGCGCTTTTTAA
- a CDS encoding SPFH domain-containing protein, whose product MLFLVLPIIVIVLIVILFSSLYVVRQQSVAIIERFGRYQKLSNSGIHLRLPFGIDHIAARVQLRLLQSEIVVETKTQDNVFVMMNVATQYRVNENNVTDAYYKLIRPEAQIKSYIEDALRSSVPKLTLDELFEKKDEIALEVQKQVAEEMSTYGYIIVKTLITKVEPDAEVKQSMNEINAAQRKRVAAQELAEADKIKIVTAAEAEAEKDRLHGVGIAEQRKAIVDGLADSIKELKGANVELKEEQIMSILLTNQYLDTLNNFADNKGNNTIFLPANPDGVESIRTQILSALKAK is encoded by the coding sequence ATGTTATTTTTAGTATTGCCAATTATTGTTATCGTACTGATTGTTATTCTTTTTAGTTCCTTATATGTTGTTCGTCAACAGTCTGTAGCAATTATAGAGCGCTTTGGTAGATATCAAAAACTTAGTAATAGCGGAATTCATTTACGCTTGCCATTTGGCATTGATCATATCGCAGCGCGTGTGCAATTACGTCTGTTGCAAAGTGAGATTGTTGTCGAAACGAAGACACAAGATAATGTATTTGTCATGATGAATGTTGCAACGCAATATCGTGTGAATGAAAATAACGTAACAGATGCTTACTATAAATTGATTCGTCCAGAAGCTCAAATTAAGTCTTATATTGAAGATGCCTTGCGGTCATCTGTTCCTAAATTGACATTGGACGAATTGTTTGAAAAGAAAGATGAAATCGCACTTGAAGTACAAAAGCAAGTAGCAGAAGAAATGTCTACTTATGGTTATATTATCGTAAAAACCTTGATTACAAAAGTTGAGCCAGATGCAGAGGTTAAGCAATCAATGAACGAAATCAATGCTGCTCAACGGAAACGTGTCGCTGCTCAAGAATTAGCTGAAGCCGATAAAATTAAAATTGTCACTGCTGCAGAAGCAGAAGCAGAAAAAGATCGTCTTCATGGTGTTGGGATTGCAGAACAGCGTAAAGCGATTGTGGATGGCTTGGCAGACTCTATCAAAGAGTTAAAAGGTGCAAATGTTGAATTGAAAGAAGAACAAATCATGTCAATTCTTTTAACCAACCAATATCTTGATACATTGAATAATTTTGCAGATAATAAGGGAAATAATACAATTTTCTTACCAGCCAATCCTGACGGAGTAGAAAGTATCCGAACGCAAATTTTATCAGCTCTTAAAGCAAAATAA
- a CDS encoding ABC transporter substrate-binding protein/permease, producing the protein MKKICLSLFTLFLFSLGFVNTVHADEYLRIGMEAAYAPFNWTQDDDKNGAVKIEGTNQYANGYDVQIAKQVAKELGKKPLVVKTSWNGLIPALTSGKLDMIIAGMSPTAERKKEIAFSNSYYTSEPVLLVKKDSAYANAKTLNDFKGAKITSQQGVYLYNLISQLTGAKQETAMGDFAQMRQALESGVIDGYISERPEALTAEAANSKFKMIQFKKGFEVNQEDATIAIGMRKNDNRIEQVNAAIAKISAKDQTALMDKMIRNQPVETDSSQDKTSFFGQVTKILKDNWPQFLRGAGLTLLISITGTIAGLIIGLLIGVYRTAPTAKNKVLAMLQTLFSWFLNIYIEIFRGTPMIVQSMVIYYGTAQAFGVSIDRTIAAIFIVSINTGAYMSEIVRGGIFAVDKGQFEAATALGMTHNQTMRKVVLPQVVRNILPATGNEFVINIKDTSVLNVISVVELYFSGNTIATQTYQYFQTFTIIAVIYFVLTFTVTRILRYVERRFDTDEYTTGANQMQTKGIKA; encoded by the coding sequence ATGAAGAAAATTTGCTTATCTCTATTTACACTTTTTCTGTTCAGTTTAGGATTTGTAAATACCGTTCATGCCGATGAATATTTACGTATCGGAATGGAGGCAGCTTACGCTCCGTTCAACTGGACGCAGGACGATGACAAAAACGGCGCAGTCAAAATCGAAGGTACCAATCAATATGCCAACGGTTATGATGTCCAAATTGCAAAACAAGTCGCAAAAGAATTAGGCAAAAAACCGTTAGTAGTCAAAACGTCTTGGAATGGTTTGATTCCTGCTTTAACATCAGGAAAATTGGACATGATTATAGCAGGTATGAGCCCGACTGCCGAGCGGAAAAAAGAAATTGCTTTTTCAAATAGCTACTATACTAGTGAGCCAGTGCTACTTGTCAAAAAAGATAGTGCCTACGCCAATGCCAAAACCTTAAATGACTTCAAAGGGGCAAAAATCACGTCCCAGCAAGGTGTCTATCTTTATAATCTAATTTCACAATTGACTGGTGCTAAGCAAGAAACTGCAATGGGAGACTTTGCTCAAATGCGCCAAGCACTTGAGTCAGGAGTGATAGACGGCTACATTTCTGAGCGCCCTGAAGCCCTCACTGCAGAAGCTGCGAACTCAAAATTTAAAATGATTCAGTTCAAAAAAGGTTTTGAAGTGAATCAAGAAGACGCTACCATTGCAATTGGAATGCGCAAAAACGACAATCGTATAGAGCAAGTTAATGCTGCTATCGCTAAAATCAGTGCCAAAGACCAAACCGCTTTAATGGATAAGATGATTCGAAATCAGCCTGTTGAGACAGACTCTAGCCAAGATAAGACAAGTTTCTTTGGACAAGTGACAAAGATTCTAAAAGATAACTGGCCCCAGTTTCTGCGTGGAGCTGGTTTAACTCTTCTCATCTCCATTACTGGCACAATTGCAGGACTCATCATTGGACTCTTAATCGGTGTCTATCGCACAGCTCCTACTGCCAAAAATAAAGTTCTAGCGATGTTACAAACCTTATTCAGCTGGTTCTTGAATATCTATATTGAAATTTTCCGTGGAACGCCTATGATTGTTCAATCGATGGTTATTTACTACGGTACAGCACAAGCTTTTGGGGTTTCTATTGATCGGACAATCGCTGCTATCTTTATTGTTTCAATCAACACCGGCGCTTATATGAGTGAAATTGTCCGCGGAGGAATTTTCGCCGTTGACAAAGGACAATTTGAAGCCGCAACCGCTCTAGGAATGACACATAATCAAACCATGCGCAAAGTTGTTCTTCCACAAGTCGTACGAAATATTCTACCTGCTACAGGGAATGAATTTGTCATAAACATTAAAGATACTTCTGTACTGAATGTTATCTCCGTTGTTGAACTTTATTTCTCAGGAAATACGATTGCCACTCAAACTTACCAATATTTCCAAACTTTCACTATTATTGCTGTTATCTACTTTGTCCTAACATTTACTGTCACTCGCATTCTTCGCTATGTAGAACGCCGTTTTGACACAGACGAGTACACAACAGGCGCTAATCAAATGCAAACGAAAGGAATAAAAGCATGA
- a CDS encoding amino acid ABC transporter ATP-binding protein: MSDIILEIKHLKKSYGQNEVLKDISLTVHSGEVISIIGSSGSGKSTFLRSINLLEEPSGGEILYRGENVLEEKYNLTHYREKLGMVFQSFNLFENLNVLENTIVGQTTVLKRERAEAEKIAKDNLEKVGMGELYWQAKPKQLSGGQKQRVAIARALSMNPDAILFDEPTSALDPEMVGEVLKIMKDLAQEGLTMIVVTHEMEFARDVSNRVIFMDKGIIAEEGKPDDIFTHPKKERTKEFLQRYLR; this comes from the coding sequence ATGAGTGATATCATTTTAGAAATTAAGCATCTCAAAAAATCTTATGGCCAAAATGAAGTTTTAAAAGATATTTCTCTCACTGTCCACTCCGGCGAAGTTATCTCTATCATTGGAAGCTCTGGTAGCGGAAAATCAACTTTCTTGCGCTCTATCAATCTCCTCGAAGAACCAAGTGGCGGTGAAATCCTTTACCGTGGAGAAAATGTGCTAGAAGAAAAGTATAATCTCACCCACTACCGTGAAAAATTGGGGATGGTTTTCCAAAGTTTCAATCTTTTTGAAAATCTCAATGTTCTTGAAAATACTATTGTTGGACAGACAACCGTTCTCAAGAGAGAACGCGCAGAGGCTGAAAAAATTGCCAAAGATAATCTTGAAAAAGTCGGTATGGGCGAGCTTTATTGGCAAGCAAAGCCAAAACAACTCTCTGGTGGACAAAAGCAACGTGTCGCTATTGCACGCGCCTTATCTATGAATCCAGATGCCATTTTATTTGACGAACCAACATCAGCCCTCGACCCTGAAATGGTCGGTGAAGTACTAAAAATTATGAAAGACCTTGCTCAAGAAGGTTTAACCATGATTGTCGTCACCCATGAAATGGAATTTGCGCGTGATGTTTCAAACCGTGTCATTTTCATGGACAAAGGCATCATTGCTGAGGAAGGTAAACCAGATGATATTTTCACTCATCCTAAAAAAGAACGTACGAAAGAATTCTTACAACGCTATTTACGATAA